The following coding sequences lie in one Stenotrophomonas rhizophila genomic window:
- a CDS encoding response regulator transcription factor, whose protein sequence is MPTLLIADDHPLFRAALHRAAEEAVADLQISEADSLHSVLEAIESQQIDLMLLDLHMPGNHGLAGLATIRALQPGLAIIIVSANEEPHVIRRAIDLGAAGYLPKSSGLTDLQSALLSVLEGERWIPALLREPVARVAPFSKDADLAARLSSLSAHQYRVLSLVAEGLLNKQIADRLGVQLRTVKAHMTRIMGRLGVRNRAQAIRVLHEMGLTDPARQIEEAQDA, encoded by the coding sequence ATGCCGACCCTGCTCATCGCCGACGATCACCCCTTGTTCCGCGCGGCGCTGCATCGCGCGGCCGAAGAGGCCGTCGCCGATCTGCAGATCAGCGAGGCCGATTCGCTGCACAGCGTGCTCGAGGCGATCGAGAGCCAGCAGATCGACCTGATGCTGCTGGACCTGCACATGCCCGGCAATCACGGGCTTGCCGGGCTGGCGACCATCCGCGCGTTGCAGCCCGGGCTGGCGATCATCATCGTGTCGGCCAACGAAGAGCCGCACGTGATCCGCCGTGCCATCGACCTGGGTGCTGCCGGCTATCTCCCCAAGAGTTCGGGGCTGACCGACCTGCAGTCGGCGCTGCTGAGCGTGCTGGAGGGCGAGCGCTGGATTCCGGCGCTGCTGCGCGAGCCGGTGGCGCGGGTGGCGCCTTTCAGCAAGGACGCCGACCTTGCCGCACGCCTGTCCAGTTTGTCGGCGCACCAGTACCGCGTACTGAGCCTGGTGGCCGAAGGGCTGCTCAACAAGCAGATCGCCGACCGCCTGGGCGTACAACTGCGCACGGTCAAAGCGCACATGACCCGCATCATGGGCCGGCTGGGCGTACGCAATCGCGCGCAGGCCATCCGCGTGCTGCACGAGATGGGGTTGACCGATCCCGCGCGGCAGATCGAAGAGGCGCAGGACGCCTGA
- a CDS encoding MaoC family dehydratase gives MNAASWIDELPATLQPLGKWAATERLGGSTRLTQSRIDAFADATGDHNWIHVDPTRAQAGLPGGQTIAHGFLLLSLTVEDDVAALTGFPGIAHVLNYGLNKVRFLAPVPSGSEVRVRSRLLALEARNPGQWLLTQHKAVEVVPGGEVALVAEQLSLIVLTA, from the coding sequence ATGAACGCCGCATCCTGGATTGATGAACTGCCGGCCACGCTGCAGCCGCTGGGGAAATGGGCCGCAACCGAGCGTTTGGGTGGCAGCACGCGCCTCACGCAATCACGGATCGACGCGTTCGCCGACGCCACCGGTGACCACAACTGGATTCACGTCGACCCGACCCGCGCACAGGCGGGGTTGCCCGGCGGGCAGACCATCGCCCATGGATTTCTCCTGCTCTCCCTCACCGTCGAAGACGATGTGGCGGCGCTGACCGGCTTCCCCGGCATCGCCCACGTACTCAACTACGGTTTGAACAAGGTCCGCTTTCTGGCGCCGGTGCCAAGCGGCTCCGAGGTCCGGGTGCGCTCGCGCCTGCTGGCACTGGAAGCACGCAACCCGGGGCAATGGCTGCTGACCCAGCACAAGGCCGTGGAGGTTGTCCCCGGTGGCGAAGTGGCGCTGGTGGCCGAGCAGCTGTCGCTGATCGTGCTCACCGCCTAG
- a CDS encoding hybrid sensor histidine kinase/response regulator codes for MLTPTIVLFACIAWTVLLFGVALWGERQGHRLSRLWPAIYALSLGVHCTAWTYYGAASQGVQWGFPIPPTLIGMALIFAFGLPFLARLGRLAKQHNSATIADLVVARLRTDQGLGVTITLVALFGIIPYIALQLKAVSQGLGALLGDQFAPVGWQLDISFWFALTMAAFTLLFGARKASATEHNRGIVVALGLESLLKLTALLAIGLYAGLSVHQAGTPLLEKMAHLPPPAVIPDFLTMVALGAMAAFTLPHQFHVGVVELRQPSDLKTARWLFPLYLLLIGLPSVPMALSGAAQLPASMSPDLYVLALPQARGHHVLALLAYLGSLSAATGMMILSGLTLSIMLGNHGVGSRLLSGVTAFNTGADLRPRVLAFRRAGIVAVFLMSWLYSRAMSGTEALSDFGLMSFTALSQLAPAVLLAVYRPRTPSPAIIAGIVLGSLVWLWLVLLPMVIPAAPPSASPEGLHWLAMFSLRMQPGHIAISMGASLAVNLATVVLVSRAVRPSLPRQRDAVAAASMRKTAGRFLGPERARQLMDGHAGQMLDDDRVTAIERELTAVVGAGMARLLVEAARDGGAAPLDAVTRAVGEATQVLRFNQRLLEAALENMSQGISVVDAQLQLVAWNSRYAALFKFPPELLQVGQPVVNLTAWALGQLKIGDSPGDSPGDTRDKALQRRVAHMRRATPHLSERIFPDNTIVEIRGNPMPGGGYVATFTDVTAFRRAEDALKRSNETLERRVQDRTARLEQAVHEAERANVAKTRFLTAVGHDLIQPLHAAQLLTDAMSQHIESEFLDSFLRQIRGALESTDDLLSGLLDISRLEAGGLVADPRPFALSTVLDPLAQEFAVLAAARGLQFRHVRTRAWVHSDPLLLRRVLQNFLANAIRYTRNGGVLLGVRRRGNTLSIGVHDSGPGIAAEQQAVVFEEFHRGDRSNGQGLGLGLTIAHRIADLLHAPLELHSVLDRGSAFSISVAQATAPAAPRIEATAGNSTIKGIRVLVVDNDPDALEAMRQMLLAWGCEVVAVRDARDVGAAAHEAALWLFDYHLDEGDTGVSLWTRLAAVHGARPTVILSADTGSDTREAVREVGLSLLNKPFKPLALRWAINHLLATPRPATA; via the coding sequence ATGTTGACGCCCACCATCGTCCTGTTCGCCTGCATCGCATGGACCGTGCTGCTGTTTGGCGTTGCCCTGTGGGGGGAGCGTCAGGGGCACCGCCTGTCCAGGCTCTGGCCGGCCATCTACGCGCTGTCGCTCGGCGTGCACTGCACCGCATGGACGTACTACGGCGCCGCCTCGCAGGGCGTGCAATGGGGCTTCCCGATCCCACCGACACTGATCGGCATGGCGCTGATTTTCGCCTTCGGCCTGCCGTTCCTGGCGCGCCTCGGGCGCCTGGCCAAACAGCACAACAGCGCCACCATCGCCGACCTGGTGGTCGCGCGGCTGCGTACCGATCAAGGCCTGGGCGTCACCATCACCCTGGTCGCCTTGTTCGGCATCATTCCCTACATCGCGCTGCAGCTCAAAGCGGTCAGCCAGGGCCTCGGCGCGTTGCTGGGCGATCAGTTCGCGCCGGTTGGGTGGCAGCTGGACATCTCGTTCTGGTTCGCGCTGACCATGGCTGCGTTTACCCTGCTGTTTGGTGCACGCAAGGCATCGGCCACCGAGCACAACCGCGGCATCGTGGTCGCGCTGGGCCTGGAATCGCTGTTGAAGCTGACGGCGCTGCTGGCCATCGGCCTGTATGCCGGGCTGTCGGTGCACCAGGCCGGCACGCCCCTGCTGGAGAAGATGGCACATCTGCCGCCGCCGGCCGTCATCCCGGATTTCCTGACCATGGTCGCGCTCGGCGCGATGGCCGCGTTCACCCTGCCCCATCAGTTTCATGTGGGCGTGGTCGAACTGCGCCAACCCTCCGACCTGAAAACGGCGCGCTGGCTGTTCCCGCTGTATCTGCTGCTGATCGGCCTGCCGTCGGTGCCGATGGCGCTGTCCGGTGCCGCGCAGCTGCCGGCGTCGATGTCGCCCGACCTGTACGTGCTGGCCCTGCCGCAGGCACGCGGCCACCACGTACTGGCGCTGCTGGCGTACCTGGGCAGCCTGAGCGCGGCCACCGGCATGATGATCCTGTCCGGGCTGACCCTGTCGATCATGCTCGGCAACCACGGCGTGGGGTCGCGCCTGCTGAGCGGCGTCACGGCCTTCAACACCGGCGCCGACCTGCGTCCGCGTGTGCTGGCGTTCCGGCGCGCCGGTATCGTTGCGGTGTTCCTGATGTCATGGCTGTACAGCCGCGCGATGAGCGGCACCGAAGCGCTCAGCGATTTCGGCCTGATGTCGTTCACCGCGCTCTCGCAACTGGCACCGGCCGTCCTGTTGGCGGTGTATCGCCCGCGCACGCCCTCCCCGGCCATCATTGCCGGCATCGTGCTGGGCTCACTGGTCTGGCTGTGGCTGGTGTTGCTGCCGATGGTGATCCCGGCTGCGCCGCCGTCTGCCAGCCCCGAGGGACTGCACTGGCTGGCGATGTTCTCGCTGCGCATGCAGCCGGGGCATATCGCGATCAGCATGGGTGCCAGCCTGGCGGTCAACCTGGCCACGGTTGTGCTGGTGTCGCGCGCCGTGCGCCCCTCGCTGCCACGGCAGCGGGACGCGGTGGCCGCCGCGTCGATGCGCAAGACCGCCGGTCGCTTCCTCGGCCCGGAACGGGCACGGCAGCTGATGGACGGCCACGCCGGGCAGATGCTGGATGACGACCGGGTCACCGCCATCGAGCGCGAGCTCACCGCCGTGGTGGGCGCCGGCATGGCGCGGCTGCTGGTGGAGGCCGCACGCGATGGCGGCGCCGCGCCGCTGGACGCGGTCACCCGCGCCGTCGGTGAGGCCACCCAAGTACTGCGCTTCAACCAGCGCCTGCTGGAAGCGGCCTTGGAGAACATGAGCCAGGGCATCAGCGTGGTCGATGCCCAGCTGCAGCTGGTGGCCTGGAACAGCCGCTATGCCGCGCTGTTCAAGTTCCCCCCGGAACTGCTGCAGGTGGGGCAGCCGGTGGTCAACCTCACGGCGTGGGCGTTGGGACAGCTGAAAATCGGCGACAGCCCCGGCGACAGCCCCGGCGACACGCGCGACAAGGCGTTGCAGCGCCGTGTTGCCCACATGCGCCGCGCTACCCCGCACCTGTCCGAGCGGATATTCCCGGACAACACCATCGTGGAAATCCGCGGCAACCCGATGCCGGGGGGCGGCTACGTGGCCACCTTCACCGACGTCACCGCCTTCCGCCGCGCCGAGGATGCACTCAAGCGCAGTAACGAAACCCTGGAACGCCGCGTGCAGGACCGCACCGCAAGGCTGGAGCAGGCCGTGCACGAGGCCGAGCGGGCCAACGTGGCCAAGACCCGCTTCCTCACCGCCGTCGGCCACGACCTGATCCAGCCCCTGCACGCGGCGCAGCTGCTCACCGACGCCATGTCGCAGCACATTGAGTCCGAGTTCCTGGACAGCTTCCTGCGCCAGATCCGCGGCGCCTTGGAATCCACCGACGACCTGCTGTCGGGCCTGCTCGATATTTCGCGGCTGGAGGCCGGTGGACTGGTGGCCGATCCGCGCCCGTTCGCGCTGTCCACCGTGCTGGACCCGCTGGCGCAGGAGTTCGCCGTGCTGGCCGCGGCGCGCGGCCTGCAGTTCCGCCATGTCCGCACCCGCGCCTGGGTGCACAGCGACCCGCTGCTGCTGCGCCGCGTGCTGCAGAACTTCCTGGCCAATGCCATCCGCTATACGCGTAACGGCGGCGTGCTGCTGGGCGTGCGTCGCCGGGGCAATACGCTGTCGATCGGGGTGCATGACAGTGGTCCCGGCATCGCCGCGGAACAGCAGGCGGTGGTGTTCGAGGAGTTCCATCGCGGCGACCGCAGCAATGGCCAGGGCCTGGGCCTTGGCCTGACCATCGCCCACCGCATTGCCGACCTGCTGCACGCACCGCTGGAACTGCACAGCGTGCTCGATCGCGGCTCGGCCTTCTCCATCTCCGTGGCACAAGCCACTGCGCCCGCGGCGCCGCGGATTGAAGCCACGGCCGGCAACAGCACCATAAAGGGCATCCGTGTGCTGGTGGTCGACAACGATCCGGACGCACTGGAGGCCATGCGGCAGATGCTGCTTGCGTGGGGCTGCGAGGTCGTCGCGGTGCGGGATGCCCGTGACGTGGGTGCAGCCGCGCACGAGGCCGCGCTGTGGCTCTTCGACTACCACCTTGACGAAGGCGATACCGGGGTTTCGCTGTGGACGCGCCTCGCCGCCGTGCATGGGGCGCGGCCAACGGTGATTCTCAGTGCCGATACCGGCAGCGACACCCGCGAAGCGGTGCGCGAGGTGGGGCTATCCCTGTTGAACAAGCCGTTCAAGCCGTTGGCGCTGCGCTGGGCGATCAATCACCTGCTGGCCACCCCGCGCCCGGCCACCGCCTGA
- a CDS encoding 3-hydroxybutyrate oligomer hydrolase family protein → MNIHRSLAPLCAALALLPGGISIADAAAPRSTAAAPVFEQWRETPHRGHDELLTAGLGLDALRATTAPAFANPAQPTADEARRRAIWSSWRGIADLTPGGGFGDVYGRLQAVPGREFSAYARVPGARHPHRVLVQVPDTFDAARRCLVVAASSGSRGIYGAISVAGSWGLTHGCAVAYTDKGTGSDYYDLDAKVGFQADGTPASQGALAFAPVTPTAAHGIAFKHAHSGDNPEADWGQHLLQALQFGLQALDRAYPESAPFTPSTTRTLGVGVSNGGGAVLRAAEIDGDWFDAMVAGEPNVSVAGAPPLYDFVTQAALLMPCALLALEDLPQPPLQAQAAAAGSQRCALLKTAGQVQGDDTATQARSARQQLADAGLSDGALRAGAFSTGFDLWRAIAVTYASAYGRYGADEHPCAYRFSAAAADGTPGPAAAALRASWWSEGSGIPPGSGVVLVDGNAARSPEDPLQGLNCLRALGRGDSANARRVRAGIAEATAKAPRRGLPIVVIHGMDDGLVPISMTSDRYVPLARKAGAQIAYWRVDNAQHFDAVLAFPDYRKRYVPLLPYMFAAMDQVWDHLEDSARALPQDARIQPTPRAEAPLRREQLSIPAAPGR, encoded by the coding sequence ATGAACATTCATCGCTCCCTTGCTCCGCTGTGCGCCGCGCTGGCCCTGTTGCCGGGCGGCATCTCCATCGCCGATGCCGCCGCGCCCCGCTCCACCGCCGCAGCCCCCGTGTTCGAGCAGTGGCGGGAAACCCCGCACCGCGGCCACGATGAACTGCTGACCGCCGGGCTGGGACTGGACGCCCTGCGCGCGACCACCGCGCCAGCGTTCGCCAACCCGGCCCAACCAACAGCAGACGAGGCCCGGCGCCGCGCGATCTGGAGCAGCTGGCGCGGCATCGCCGACCTGACCCCCGGTGGCGGTTTCGGCGATGTCTACGGCCGCCTGCAGGCGGTACCCGGCCGCGAATTCTCCGCCTATGCACGCGTCCCCGGCGCGCGCCACCCGCACCGCGTACTGGTGCAGGTGCCCGACACCTTCGATGCCGCGCGACGCTGCCTGGTGGTCGCCGCCTCGTCCGGCTCGCGCGGCATCTATGGTGCCATCTCGGTGGCCGGCAGCTGGGGGCTGACCCACGGCTGTGCCGTGGCGTACACCGACAAGGGGACCGGCAGCGACTACTACGACCTGGACGCCAAGGTTGGCTTCCAGGCTGACGGCACGCCCGCCTCGCAGGGCGCGCTGGCATTCGCGCCCGTCACGCCAACCGCCGCGCACGGCATCGCCTTCAAGCACGCCCATTCGGGCGACAACCCGGAAGCAGACTGGGGCCAACATCTGCTGCAGGCGCTGCAGTTCGGCCTGCAGGCACTGGATCGCGCCTACCCCGAATCCGCCCCATTCACACCGTCCACTACGCGCACGCTGGGTGTGGGTGTCTCCAACGGCGGAGGCGCAGTGCTGCGTGCCGCGGAGATCGACGGCGACTGGTTCGATGCGATGGTGGCCGGCGAACCCAATGTCTCAGTGGCCGGCGCACCGCCGCTGTACGACTTCGTCACCCAGGCCGCGTTGCTGATGCCCTGCGCGCTGCTGGCGCTGGAGGATCTGCCACAACCGCCGCTGCAGGCACAGGCCGCGGCGGCCGGGAGCCAGCGGTGCGCCCTGCTGAAAACCGCCGGGCAGGTGCAAGGCGATGACACCGCAACACAGGCACGCTCCGCGCGGCAGCAGCTGGCCGACGCCGGCCTGAGCGACGGTGCGCTTCGTGCGGGGGCGTTCTCGACCGGGTTCGATCTGTGGCGTGCCATCGCGGTGACCTATGCGTCGGCCTATGGGCGCTACGGGGCGGACGAGCATCCCTGTGCATACCGCTTCTCGGCCGCGGCCGCTGACGGCACACCCGGCCCGGCCGCAGCGGCGCTGCGTGCCAGCTGGTGGAGTGAGGGCAGCGGCATCCCGCCGGGCAGCGGCGTGGTGCTGGTGGATGGCAATGCGGCACGCTCGCCAGAGGACCCGCTGCAGGGCCTGAACTGCCTGCGCGCGCTTGGCCGAGGCGACAGCGCCAATGCCCGACGGGTACGCGCCGGTATCGCCGAGGCTACCGCCAAGGCGCCGCGTCGCGGTCTGCCGATCGTGGTCATTCACGGCATGGACGACGGGCTGGTGCCGATCAGCATGACCAGCGATCGCTACGTGCCCCTCGCACGCAAGGCGGGGGCGCAGATTGCGTACTGGCGCGTGGACAACGCACAGCACTTCGACGCGGTGCTGGCCTTCCCCGACTACCGCAAGCGCTATGTGCCACTGCTGCCCTATATGTTCGCGGCGATGGACCAGGTGTGGGATCACCTTGAGGACTCTGCCCGCGCCCTGCCGCAGGACGCCCGCATCCAGCCCACGCCCCGCGCGGAAGCGCCGTTGCGGCGTGAGCAGCTGTCCATTCCCGCCGCGCCCGGCCGCTGA
- a CDS encoding TonB-dependent receptor, whose translation MKRNCLSLMIGALLASGPVLAQEAPRAAPAAGKTASATNLDSITVTARKREETLQEVPVAVTAFTSEALDKMNVQDISDLDGQVPNLTIYAARGASSTVTAYIRGIGQSDPTWGADPGVGIYLDDVYIARPQGALLDVFDVSRIEVLRGPQGTLYGKNTIGGAIKYISRGLPTQNEGFAQITVGNYGQLDAKAAIGGPVGGADSGLRARVAVASMNRDGFGENTFNGQPVSDKQINAARLNVGAYAGDDFDVQFALDWIDDQSGMRGSKMLAPNPFTPAYPPMDDRYDIRSGMRNLNSVETKGASATVNWRPNDDLALKYVVAKRESDSDANIDFDSTPVKLADVGGAYTDNQVSNEVQLNYDAGGKVRGVVGLYQFSGEAGGQIRNNFFNLQFGDTRGKVLTDSIALYADWTFDLTSKLKLDVGARYTDEDKRAIVLNRFYADATFSRPIAVAADFDKKTNFTNVSPKVSLDYQITPDIMVYGLATRGFKSGGYNIRANAVAVPRSAEPFDDETVDSIEIGSKMAFLDQRVFLNLSAFHNKYKDIQLSVFTGIDTNGDGTNDAFFGDFTNAGAGTINGLEIEYQYLPSQHWLISGNLAWLDAKYDEYMDRGVNVADQMKFTNAPDFSGALNVEYRTDLASGGNLSARVSYSYQSEVWPTTDLSPVIRQDGYGLVNAGVIWKLDDAWTFSLQGTNLADKEYRTTGYNIPAVGTLIGFYGPPRQYSLSVRYDF comes from the coding sequence ATGAAACGGAATTGCTTGAGCCTGATGATCGGCGCGCTGTTGGCCTCCGGGCCGGTACTGGCACAGGAGGCGCCACGCGCCGCACCGGCGGCAGGCAAGACCGCTTCGGCCACCAATCTGGACAGCATCACGGTAACCGCGCGCAAGCGTGAGGAAACCCTGCAGGAGGTGCCGGTGGCCGTCACCGCCTTTACCTCCGAGGCGCTGGACAAGATGAATGTCCAGGACATCAGCGACCTGGATGGCCAGGTGCCCAACCTGACCATCTACGCCGCGCGCGGCGCCAGCAGTACGGTCACCGCCTACATCCGCGGCATTGGCCAGTCCGATCCCACCTGGGGCGCGGACCCGGGCGTGGGCATCTACCTCGACGACGTGTACATCGCGCGCCCACAGGGTGCGCTGCTGGACGTGTTCGACGTATCGCGCATCGAGGTGCTGCGCGGTCCGCAGGGCACGCTGTATGGCAAGAACACCATCGGCGGGGCGATCAAGTACATCTCGCGCGGCCTGCCCACCCAGAACGAAGGCTTCGCCCAGATCACCGTGGGCAACTACGGCCAGCTGGACGCCAAGGCCGCCATCGGCGGTCCGGTGGGCGGCGCCGACAGCGGCCTGCGGGCGCGCGTGGCGGTGGCCAGCATGAACCGCGACGGCTTCGGCGAGAACACGTTCAATGGCCAGCCGGTCAGTGACAAGCAGATCAACGCCGCCCGCCTCAACGTGGGTGCCTACGCGGGCGACGATTTCGACGTGCAGTTCGCCCTGGACTGGATCGACGACCAATCCGGCATGCGCGGGTCGAAGATGCTGGCACCCAACCCGTTCACCCCGGCCTACCCGCCGATGGATGACCGCTACGACATCCGGTCGGGCATGCGCAACCTCAACAGCGTCGAGACCAAGGGCGCGTCGGCAACGGTGAACTGGCGGCCCAACGACGACCTCGCACTGAAGTACGTGGTGGCCAAGCGCGAGTCGGACAGCGATGCCAACATCGACTTCGACAGCACGCCGGTCAAGCTGGCCGATGTGGGCGGGGCCTACACCGACAACCAGGTCAGCAACGAGGTCCAGCTCAACTATGATGCCGGTGGCAAGGTGCGCGGCGTGGTGGGCTTGTACCAGTTCAGCGGTGAAGCCGGTGGCCAGATCCGCAACAACTTCTTCAACCTTCAGTTCGGCGATACCCGCGGCAAGGTGCTGACCGACAGCATCGCGCTGTATGCCGATTGGACCTTCGACCTGACCAGCAAGCTGAAGCTGGACGTCGGCGCCCGCTACACCGACGAGGACAAGCGCGCGATCGTGTTGAACCGCTTCTACGCCGATGCGACCTTCAGCAGGCCGATTGCGGTGGCGGCGGATTTCGACAAGAAGACCAACTTCACGAACGTCTCGCCGAAGGTGTCGCTGGACTACCAGATCACCCCGGACATCATGGTCTACGGATTGGCGACGCGCGGCTTCAAGTCGGGCGGCTACAACATCCGCGCCAACGCCGTGGCCGTGCCGCGCTCGGCCGAGCCGTTCGACGACGAGACCGTCGACAGCATTGAGATCGGCAGCAAGATGGCTTTCCTCGACCAGCGCGTATTCCTGAACCTGTCGGCCTTCCACAACAAGTACAAGGATATCCAGCTGTCGGTGTTCACCGGCATTGATACCAATGGCGACGGCACCAATGATGCCTTCTTCGGCGACTTCACCAATGCCGGCGCCGGCACCATCAACGGGCTGGAAATCGAGTACCAGTACCTGCCCAGCCAGCACTGGTTGATCTCCGGCAACCTGGCCTGGCTGGACGCCAAGTACGATGAATACATGGACCGTGGCGTCAACGTGGCCGACCAGATGAAGTTCACCAACGCACCGGATTTCTCCGGCGCGTTGAACGTGGAGTACCGCACCGATCTGGCCAGCGGCGGCAACCTCTCGGCACGGGTGAGCTACAGCTACCAGAGCGAAGTGTGGCCGACCACCGACCTGAGCCCGGTGATCCGCCAGGACGGCTACGGGCTGGTCAATGCCGGTGTGATCTGGAAGCTGGACGATGCCTGGACCTTCTCGCTGCAGGGCACCAACCTGGCCGACAAGGAATACCGCACCACCGGTTACAACATTCCGGCGGTCGGCACGCTGATAGGCTTCTATGGCCCGCCGCGCCAATATAGCCTCAGCGTTCGTTACGATTTCTAG
- a CDS encoding alpha/beta fold hydrolase: protein MTPSYDDLYWNGNDGLRLHARDHAPAAGQPPRGTVVCIPGLTRNAADFDALAHTLTAAGWRVLAVDLRGRARSARAPDPAGYNPRAYADDMVALLQSQNIDKAVFIGTSLGVLVTITLASRAPERIAAAVLNDAGPKVPREALARIGKYAGKPVPPMDLAQATAYVESIGKASFPRFTAEDWRVMAANTFRQRDDGLLELDYDPAVIRTTRPWVLWLLRPVLWRAVRGLTARVPVLVVRGALSDILPADVARRMAATSPTACLVEVPEVGHAPTLSEPEAREAILALLERVR, encoded by the coding sequence ATGACGCCGTCTTACGATGATCTGTACTGGAACGGCAACGACGGGTTGCGCCTGCATGCGCGCGACCATGCACCGGCCGCGGGGCAACCGCCTCGCGGCACGGTGGTCTGCATTCCGGGGTTGACCCGCAATGCGGCCGACTTCGATGCCCTTGCACACACGCTGACCGCCGCCGGCTGGCGCGTACTTGCCGTTGACCTGCGCGGGCGGGCACGCTCGGCGCGGGCGCCGGACCCGGCCGGCTACAACCCGCGCGCGTATGCCGACGACATGGTGGCGCTGCTGCAGTCGCAGAACATCGACAAGGCGGTGTTCATCGGCACGTCGCTGGGCGTGCTGGTGACCATTACCCTCGCCTCCCGCGCGCCCGAGCGCATTGCCGCCGCGGTGCTCAACGATGCCGGCCCCAAGGTGCCGCGCGAAGCCCTGGCGCGGATCGGCAAATACGCCGGCAAGCCCGTACCCCCCATGGACCTGGCGCAGGCCACGGCCTATGTGGAATCCATCGGCAAGGCCTCGTTCCCGCGCTTCACTGCCGAGGACTGGCGGGTGATGGCCGCCAACACCTTCCGCCAGCGCGACGATGGGCTGCTGGAACTGGACTACGACCCGGCGGTGATCCGCACCACGCGGCCGTGGGTGCTGTGGCTGCTGCGCCCGGTGCTGTGGCGCGCGGTGCGTGGGCTGACGGCGCGCGTGCCGGTGCTGGTGGTGCGCGGGGCGTTGTCGGACATCCTGCCGGCCGATGTCGCACGCAGGATGGCCGCGACCTCCCCCACCGCCTGTCTGGTCGAGGTGCCGGAGGTGGGGCATGCGCCGACCTTGTCCGAGCCCGAAGCGCGTGAGGCGATCCTGGCCTTGCTGGAACGCGTGCGATGA